In Haloterrigena turkmenica DSM 5511, a single genomic region encodes these proteins:
- the ptsH1 gene encoding phosphocarrier protein HPr — protein sequence MERTVTVVPEDGLHARPAAKFVETATEFDADVRVAPADGDDPVDAASMLAVTSLGVASGEDVRLIAEGDDAEAALDDLEELLATPETESAAESSSGT from the coding sequence ATGGAGCGCACCGTCACCGTGGTCCCCGAGGACGGGCTCCACGCGCGGCCGGCCGCGAAGTTCGTCGAGACCGCAACTGAGTTCGACGCCGACGTGCGGGTCGCCCCGGCCGACGGGGACGATCCGGTCGACGCGGCGAGCATGCTGGCCGTGACCAGCCTCGGCGTCGCCAGCGGCGAGGACGTTCGGCTGATCGCGGAGGGCGACGACGCCGAGGCGGCCCTCGACGACCTCGAGGAACTGCTCGCGACGCCCGAGACCGAGTCCGCGGCCGAATCGAGTTCGGGGACCTGA
- a CDS encoding PTS fructose transporter subunit IIB, which produces MKFVAVTSCPTGIAHSQMAAENLEQTATDRGHEIDVEVQGAMGQENELSSDAIAEADAVIIAADTSVNQDRFEGKPVVTAPVKDAVNDVEDLLERAIAAADGETSTADSAQSEGAADASASDAEAADSGAPRRGGDPSKGLFARLKRLLS; this is translated from the coding sequence ATGAAATTCGTCGCAGTAACGTCCTGTCCGACGGGTATCGCACACAGCCAGATGGCGGCCGAAAACCTAGAGCAGACCGCGACCGATCGTGGCCACGAGATCGACGTCGAGGTCCAGGGCGCCATGGGCCAGGAGAACGAACTCTCGAGCGACGCGATCGCCGAGGCGGACGCGGTGATCATCGCCGCGGACACGTCAGTGAATCAGGATCGCTTCGAAGGGAAACCGGTCGTCACGGCGCCGGTGAAAGACGCCGTTAACGACGTCGAGGACCTCCTCGAGCGAGCGATCGCGGCGGCCGATGGCGAGACGTCGACCGCCGACTCGGCGCAGTCTGAGGGGGCGGCTGACGCGAGCGCCTCCGACGCCGAAGCGGCCGATTCGGGCGCGCCGCGCCGCGGCGGCGACCCCTCGAAGGGACTGTTCGCCAGACTCAAGCGCCTCCTCTCCTGA
- a CDS encoding PTS fructose transporter subunit IIC, translating to MENDVESRLRAHLLSVKEDLMTGVSFMIPFVTIGGIFLALAFMVAELPGTAGSTETVFEETGSLAWYLAQIGDLGLTIMIPVLGGYIAYAVADKPGLAPGFILSWVIQQEAVIEAAGLVIGFEADGAVAGFLGAIVAGLLAGYVARWMKGWSVPSVVSQMMPILVIPVFTTLLLAPVVILGLGVPIAIVDDALTSALEGMQGSNALLLGAILGGMMAVDMGGPINKVAYVFGTVLVADQIFAPMAAVMIGGMVPPLGLALSNFIAPQKYAAEMYENAKAAVPLGLAFITEGAIPYAAADPLRVIPSAVLGSATAGAAALWLGVTMPAPHGGIFVVFLSSSALLFLACIALGTIVTATVATLIKPDYHERVAGAEPAKSATDASQTNAGQTND from the coding sequence ATGGAAAACGATGTAGAATCACGACTCCGAGCCCACCTCCTCTCGGTCAAGGAAGATCTGATGACGGGCGTGTCATTCATGATCCCGTTCGTGACGATCGGCGGGATCTTCCTCGCGCTCGCGTTCATGGTCGCGGAATTACCGGGAACGGCCGGTAGTACCGAGACGGTGTTCGAGGAGACGGGCTCGCTCGCGTGGTACCTGGCCCAGATCGGCGACCTCGGGCTGACGATCATGATCCCCGTTCTGGGAGGGTATATCGCGTACGCGGTCGCGGACAAGCCCGGACTCGCGCCCGGATTCATCCTCTCGTGGGTGATCCAGCAGGAGGCGGTCATCGAGGCAGCCGGGCTGGTCATCGGCTTCGAGGCCGACGGGGCCGTCGCCGGCTTCCTCGGGGCGATCGTCGCCGGCCTGCTCGCGGGCTACGTCGCCCGCTGGATGAAGGGCTGGTCGGTGCCGTCGGTCGTCTCGCAGATGATGCCGATCCTCGTCATCCCCGTCTTCACGACGCTGCTGCTCGCCCCGGTCGTCATCCTCGGTCTCGGGGTTCCCATCGCCATCGTCGACGATGCGCTGACGTCCGCGCTCGAGGGCATGCAAGGGTCGAACGCGCTCCTGCTCGGGGCGATCCTCGGCGGGATGATGGCGGTCGACATGGGCGGTCCGATCAACAAGGTCGCGTACGTGTTCGGGACCGTCCTCGTCGCGGACCAGATCTTCGCGCCGATGGCCGCCGTGATGATCGGCGGGATGGTCCCGCCGCTTGGCCTCGCGCTCTCGAACTTCATCGCGCCCCAGAAGTACGCCGCGGAGATGTACGAGAACGCGAAGGCGGCCGTCCCGCTCGGCCTCGCCTTTATCACAGAGGGGGCGATACCCTACGCCGCCGCCGACCCGCTCCGGGTGATTCCGTCGGCGGTCCTCGGCAGCGCGACGGCCGGCGCGGCCGCCCTCTGGCTCGGCGTGACGATGCCGGCGCCCCACGGCGGCATCTTCGTCGTGTTCCTCTCGAGCAGCGCGCTGCTGTTCCTCGCCTGCATCGCGCTCGGCACGATCGTCACGGCGACGGTCGCCACGCTGATCAAGCCCGACTACCACGAGCGCGTCGCCGGCGCCGAACCCGCGAAGTCCGCGACCGACGCGAGCCAGACGAACGCAGGACAGACGAACGACTGA
- the leuD gene encoding 3-isopropylmalate dehydratase small subunit, whose translation MSDEVEIPEVTHVSGSGVPIRGNDIDTDQIIPARFMKVVTFDGLGEFAFFDVRFDDDDNPKDHPMNEDRFQDSSVMVVNSNFGCGSSREHAPQALMRWGIDAIIGESFAEIFAGNCLALGIPTVTADSETIQDLQDWVDENPDGEIDIDVEAEEVTYGDTTIDVTVDDAQRKALVEGVWDTTALMKSNAGEVRKKAEGLPYVDDAAIPEAE comes from the coding sequence ATGAGTGACGAAGTCGAGATTCCCGAGGTCACCCACGTCTCCGGCTCGGGCGTCCCGATTCGGGGCAACGACATCGACACCGACCAGATCATCCCGGCGCGGTTCATGAAGGTCGTCACCTTCGACGGACTGGGCGAGTTCGCGTTCTTCGACGTCCGGTTCGACGACGACGACAACCCCAAGGACCACCCGATGAACGAGGACCGATTCCAGGACTCCTCGGTGATGGTCGTCAACAGCAACTTCGGCTGTGGCTCCTCGCGCGAGCACGCGCCTCAGGCGCTGATGCGCTGGGGAATCGACGCGATCATCGGCGAGAGCTTCGCCGAGATTTTCGCGGGCAACTGTCTGGCCCTCGGGATCCCGACCGTCACGGCCGACAGCGAGACGATCCAGGACCTCCAGGACTGGGTCGACGAGAACCCCGATGGTGAGATCGACATCGACGTCGAAGCGGAGGAAGTCACTTACGGCGACACCACGATCGACGTCACCGTCGACGACGCCCAGCGCAAGGCGCTCGTCGAGGGCGTCTGGGACACGACGGCGCTGATGAAGTCCAACGCCGGCGAAGTGCGGAAGAAGGCCGAGGGGCTTCCCTACGTCGACGACGCGGCGATTCCCGAAGCCGAGTAA
- the ptsP gene encoding phosphoenolpyruvate--protein phosphotransferase, whose product MAANESAPRAHEGTGVTPLSGVGTAVWYDPNAELELGEPPAAETVDPDAERERFEDARDRARAELERERERTAERVGEDEAAVFDAHKQFVDDPQIIDGVEAAVDDGLPAEHAVDAAFEDPIAQFEGMDGRMAERADDLRDVRDRLLRLLTDADRVDLASLSDGSILLAERLTPSDTAQLDPERVAGFATIEGGRTSHAAIFARSLGIPAVVGVGDGLESIDDGADVLIDGEEGTVIANPTPDQRERAAGGRDVEIREDPVETADGRAVEVAANVGTLAELEGAVAQGADGIGLFRTEFLFLDREAPPDEDEQFEVYREALAAFPEGRVVVRTLDVGGDKPIPYLETPDADNPFLGQRGIRRSLGPDADLFETQLRALLRAAAAESGTLSVMFPMVATVPELEAALETVADVAADLESEGIEHERPELGAMIETPSAAFIADELAERVDFLSIGTNDLTQYVMAAARENERVADLRDPCEPAVLRAIERTVAAADAGDAWVGMCGEMAGDPDLAPLLVGLGLDELSMSAVTIPEVKAAIANIETDAAEALANRATDAATRTTVYEHVNTTTDQ is encoded by the coding sequence ATGGCCGCCAACGAGTCCGCACCGCGAGCGCACGAGGGAACCGGCGTCACGCCGCTGTCCGGCGTCGGAACCGCCGTCTGGTACGATCCGAACGCCGAGCTCGAGCTTGGCGAGCCGCCGGCGGCCGAAACGGTCGATCCGGACGCCGAACGCGAGCGGTTCGAGGACGCCCGCGACCGCGCCCGAGCGGAACTCGAGCGCGAGCGCGAACGAACCGCCGAGCGCGTCGGCGAGGACGAGGCGGCGGTGTTCGACGCTCACAAGCAGTTCGTCGACGATCCGCAGATCATCGACGGCGTCGAGGCGGCCGTCGACGACGGCCTGCCCGCCGAGCATGCGGTCGACGCAGCCTTCGAGGACCCCATCGCGCAGTTCGAGGGGATGGACGGCCGGATGGCCGAGCGCGCCGACGACCTCCGGGACGTGCGGGACCGACTGCTGCGACTGCTCACCGACGCGGATCGCGTCGACCTCGCCTCGCTATCGGACGGCTCGATCCTGCTGGCCGAGCGCTTGACGCCGAGCGACACCGCACAGCTCGACCCCGAGCGCGTCGCCGGCTTCGCGACGATCGAGGGCGGTCGGACCTCCCACGCCGCGATCTTCGCCCGCTCGCTGGGGATCCCCGCCGTCGTCGGCGTCGGCGACGGCCTTGAGTCGATCGACGACGGCGCGGACGTACTGATCGACGGCGAGGAGGGCACGGTGATCGCCAACCCGACGCCCGACCAGCGCGAGCGCGCGGCCGGCGGCCGCGACGTCGAGATTCGCGAGGACCCGGTCGAGACGGCCGACGGGCGCGCCGTCGAGGTCGCGGCCAACGTCGGTACTCTCGCGGAACTCGAGGGCGCCGTCGCGCAGGGCGCGGACGGGATCGGGCTCTTCCGGACCGAGTTCCTCTTTCTCGACCGCGAGGCGCCGCCCGACGAGGACGAGCAGTTCGAGGTCTACCGCGAGGCGCTCGCGGCGTTTCCCGAGGGGCGGGTCGTCGTGCGGACGCTGGACGTCGGCGGCGACAAGCCGATTCCCTACCTCGAGACGCCCGACGCGGACAACCCCTTCCTCGGCCAGCGGGGGATCCGGCGCTCGCTCGGTCCCGACGCTGACCTCTTCGAGACCCAGCTCCGGGCGCTGTTGCGAGCGGCCGCCGCCGAATCGGGGACGCTCTCGGTGATGTTCCCGATGGTGGCGACCGTGCCGGAGCTCGAGGCGGCCCTCGAGACCGTCGCGGACGTCGCGGCCGACCTCGAGTCCGAGGGGATCGAGCACGAGCGGCCGGAGCTGGGTGCGATGATCGAGACGCCCAGCGCCGCCTTCATCGCCGACGAGTTGGCCGAACGCGTCGACTTCCTCAGTATCGGCACGAACGACCTCACGCAGTACGTGATGGCCGCCGCCCGGGAGAACGAGCGTGTCGCCGACCTCCGAGATCCCTGCGAGCCGGCCGTCCTCCGCGCGATCGAGCGCACCGTCGCGGCCGCCGACGCCGGCGACGCCTGGGTCGGGATGTGCGGCGAGATGGCCGGCGACCCCGACCTGGCGCCGCTGCTCGTCGGGCTCGGGCTCGACGAACTCAGCATGAGCGCCGTCACGATCCCCGAGGTGAAGGCCGCGATCGCCAACATCGAGACCGACGCGGCCGAAGCGCTCGCGAACCGAGCGACCGATGCGGCTACCAGAACGACCGTGTACGAGCACGTCAACACCACCACAGACCAATGA
- the leuB gene encoding 3-isopropylmalate dehydrogenase, translating to MTHEIAVIPGDGIGQEVTPAAVDVLESLEIDFEFVEADAGDAVKEETGEALPQETYDLAASADATLFGAAGETAADVILPLRTAVDSFVNIRPAKSYPGIDAVRPETDLVFLRENTEGVYSGIEDRLTQDVSTLTRVVTESASERLAEFACDYVSGDEHDGFTIAHKANVMRETDGLFRDTIKSVADENGVETDEVLMDAFATRVCLDPEQFDVVVCPNLAGDVLSDLAAGLVGGLGLLPSANVGPERGLFEPVHGTAPDIAGEGVANPAATIISAAMLLEYLGYDEESEAVHAAVEDTLENGPRTPDLGGDASTEDVTEAIIERL from the coding sequence ATGACTCACGAGATCGCCGTCATCCCGGGCGACGGAATCGGACAGGAAGTCACCCCCGCCGCGGTCGACGTGCTCGAGTCCCTCGAGATCGACTTCGAGTTCGTCGAAGCGGACGCGGGCGATGCCGTAAAGGAGGAGACGGGCGAGGCGCTGCCCCAGGAGACCTACGACCTGGCGGCGTCGGCCGACGCGACGCTGTTCGGCGCGGCCGGCGAGACCGCGGCCGACGTCATCCTTCCGCTCCGGACCGCCGTCGACTCCTTCGTCAACATTCGACCCGCGAAATCCTACCCCGGAATCGACGCCGTCCGGCCCGAGACGGACCTAGTCTTCCTCCGCGAGAACACGGAGGGCGTCTACTCGGGAATCGAGGACCGACTGACCCAGGACGTCTCGACGCTGACCCGCGTCGTCACCGAATCGGCCTCGGAGCGACTGGCCGAGTTCGCCTGCGACTACGTCTCGGGCGACGAGCACGACGGCTTCACGATCGCCCACAAGGCAAACGTCATGCGCGAGACGGACGGCCTCTTCCGCGACACCATCAAATCCGTCGCCGACGAGAACGGCGTCGAGACCGACGAGGTGCTGATGGACGCCTTCGCGACGCGGGTCTGTCTCGACCCCGAGCAGTTCGACGTCGTCGTCTGCCCGAACCTCGCGGGCGACGTGCTCTCGGACCTCGCCGCGGGACTGGTCGGCGGGCTCGGTCTCCTGCCCTCGGCCAACGTCGGCCCCGAGCGCGGCCTGTTCGAACCCGTTCACGGTACCGCACCAGACATCGCCGGCGAGGGCGTCGCGAACCCGGCCGCGACGATCATCTCCGCCGCCATGCTCCTCGAGTACCTCGGTTACGACGAGGAGAGCGAGGCCGTCCACGCGGCTGTCGAGGACACCCTCGAGAACGGACCGCGCACGCCGGATCTGGGCGGCGACGCCTCGACCGAAGACGTGACCGAAGCGATCATCGAGCGACTGTAG
- the pfkB gene encoding 1-phosphofructokinase, with protein sequence MIASVTLNPAVDYTVELSEPLTDGAVARSDEHRYDAGGKGINVSKYLAELGVETVATGVAGGFLGRSLLERLSATSIDADFVEIDGETRLNTTLLGPDGEYKVNQNGPQVAPSAIEEIVDTLQGHDPETVVIAGSLPPGTGPETIDRVAAAGPWETVVDVGGATLADLEAEYALCKPNHEELAAATGRRVDDVQSAIAAAEELQAAGFERVVASLGADGAIMATPDRTLHAPAADVDVVDTVGAGDALLSGVLAARARQESDAVALRSGVAVASRVVAVSGTRAPSLTGLRDERESISVSAY encoded by the coding sequence ATGATCGCTAGCGTGACGCTCAACCCGGCGGTCGACTACACGGTCGAGCTCTCCGAACCGCTGACCGACGGAGCCGTCGCCCGCTCCGACGAGCACCGCTACGACGCGGGCGGCAAGGGGATCAACGTCTCGAAGTACCTGGCCGAACTCGGCGTCGAGACCGTCGCGACCGGCGTCGCCGGCGGCTTTCTCGGTCGCTCGCTCCTCGAGCGACTCTCCGCGACGTCGATCGACGCCGACTTCGTCGAAATCGACGGCGAGACGCGACTCAACACCACGCTCCTCGGTCCCGACGGCGAGTACAAGGTCAACCAGAACGGACCGCAGGTCGCCCCGTCTGCGATCGAGGAGATCGTCGACACGCTCCAGGGACACGATCCCGAGACGGTCGTGATCGCCGGGAGCCTGCCGCCGGGGACCGGTCCCGAGACGATCGACCGCGTGGCCGCGGCCGGCCCCTGGGAGACGGTCGTCGACGTCGGTGGAGCGACCCTCGCCGACCTCGAGGCCGAGTACGCGCTCTGTAAGCCCAATCACGAGGAACTCGCGGCGGCGACGGGGCGGCGAGTAGACGACGTGCAGTCGGCGATCGCGGCCGCCGAGGAGCTACAGGCCGCCGGGTTCGAGCGCGTCGTCGCGTCGCTGGGCGCCGACGGCGCGATCATGGCGACGCCCGACCGGACGCTACACGCGCCGGCGGCGGACGTCGACGTGGTCGACACCGTCGGAGCGGGCGACGCCCTCCTGTCGGGCGTGCTCGCCGCTCGGGCCCGCCAGGAATCGGACGCGGTCGCGCTCAGATCGGGCGTCGCCGTCGCCTCCCGGGTGGTCGCGGTGTCGGGGACGCGAGCGCCGTCGTTGACGGGACTGCGCGACGAGCGCGAGTCGATCAGCGTCTCCGCGTACTGA
- the glpR gene encoding HTH-type transcriptional regulator GlpR has protein sequence MLPEQRKRTIVELVSERDGCSVEELSAELDVSKATIRRDLDDLEEERLVERSHGGAVPVTAVGREQTYVQKEVQNLEAKAAIGERAATEIHDGQVAFFDSGTTTMQVAKRAPTDTTFIPVTNSPLLALELGKNADDVKLTGGTLRHRTRALVGPSAEAFMDRTNFDLLFLGTNGIAGDGSLTTPNEDEARIKELMVESAERVVLVTDETKFGERSFVEFASLSDVDVLVTDAEPTGEVAEACAAADVTVGVEVPDDR, from the coding sequence ATGTTACCCGAACAGCGCAAACGGACGATCGTCGAACTCGTGTCGGAGCGGGACGGCTGCTCCGTCGAGGAGCTGTCCGCCGAACTCGACGTCTCGAAGGCGACGATCCGGCGAGATCTGGACGACCTCGAGGAGGAGCGCCTCGTCGAGCGCTCCCACGGCGGCGCCGTCCCGGTGACGGCCGTCGGACGCGAGCAGACGTACGTCCAGAAGGAGGTCCAGAACCTCGAGGCGAAGGCCGCGATCGGCGAGCGCGCCGCGACGGAGATCCACGACGGGCAGGTCGCTTTCTTCGACTCGGGGACGACGACGATGCAGGTCGCAAAGCGGGCACCGACCGACACGACGTTCATCCCGGTGACGAACTCGCCGCTGCTGGCGCTCGAACTCGGGAAGAACGCCGACGACGTCAAGCTCACCGGAGGGACGCTCCGCCACCGGACGCGGGCGCTCGTCGGTCCGAGCGCGGAGGCGTTCATGGATCGGACGAACTTCGACCTGCTCTTTCTGGGGACGAACGGCATCGCCGGCGACGGGAGCCTGACGACGCCGAACGAGGACGAAGCGCGGATCAAGGAGCTGATGGTCGAGAGCGCCGAGCGGGTCGTCCTCGTCACCGACGAGACCAAATTCGGCGAGCGGAGTTTCGTCGAGTTCGCGTCGCTGTCCGACGTGGACGTGCTGGTGACCGACGCGGAACCGACCGGCGAGGTCGCGGAGGCCTGCGCCGCGGCCGACGTGACCGTCGGCGTGGAGGTGCCGGATGATCGCTAG
- a CDS encoding PTS sugar transporter subunit IIA: protein MTVSEPEIDAVLTPELITLEEPPAEKAAAIEFLLDRAVDAGRVTDREAALEALLAREEETTTGVGMGIGIPHAKTDAVAEPTIVFARSSAGIDFDAMDDQPATLLFLLLVPAEGGEEHLELLSSLSRALMHDDVRERLHEADSKAAIEETITEAVA, encoded by the coding sequence ATGACTGTGTCCGAACCCGAAATCGACGCCGTACTGACCCCCGAACTGATCACGCTCGAGGAACCGCCCGCAGAGAAGGCGGCCGCGATCGAGTTCCTGCTCGACCGCGCGGTCGACGCCGGCCGCGTCACCGACCGCGAGGCGGCCCTCGAGGCGCTGCTCGCCCGCGAGGAGGAGACGACGACCGGCGTCGGCATGGGAATCGGCATCCCGCACGCGAAGACCGACGCGGTCGCCGAGCCGACCATCGTCTTCGCCCGCTCCTCGGCCGGCATCGACTTCGACGCGATGGACGACCAGCCGGCGACGCTGCTGTTCCTACTGCTGGTCCCAGCCGAGGGCGGCGAGGAGCACCTCGAACTCCTGAGCTCGCTCTCGCGGGCTCTGATGCACGACGACGTCCGCGAGCGCCTCCACGAGGCCGACTCGAAGGCGGCGATCGAGGAGACGATCACGGAGGCGGTCGCGTGA
- a CDS encoding DMT family transporter, translated as MSRNRDIAMFLSLAVLWGFSFPAISVGLESLPPLLFAAARYDIAAVLLLTAAAVRVEKWRPTARNDLAAVAGGGVFLIAGNGLLFLGQQTVPSGVAAILQGLVPILTALWAIPLLGERLSGLGAVGAAIGFFGVGLVVQPDPGNLLAGDTGARLLIVGQVCSVALGGVLIQRAGPTLEQLPLVGWSMLVGGLVLHAVSLGRGEGPGAAAIGPVSLTALLYLGVFATAVAFMIYFTILEEHGAFEAALIGYLVPIVATVAGVVLLGESIGALTIAGFALVAVGFALLKRRTIADAVGVSTGVGSP; from the coding sequence ATGTCTCGGAACCGCGACATCGCGATGTTTCTGTCCCTGGCCGTGCTGTGGGGGTTTTCCTTTCCGGCGATTTCGGTCGGCCTCGAGTCGCTCCCGCCGTTGCTCTTCGCCGCCGCCCGATACGATATCGCCGCCGTCCTGTTGCTGACGGCGGCCGCCGTCCGCGTCGAGAAGTGGCGGCCGACCGCCCGAAACGACCTCGCGGCGGTCGCGGGCGGCGGCGTCTTCCTCATCGCCGGGAACGGCCTGCTCTTCCTCGGCCAGCAGACGGTCCCCAGCGGCGTCGCCGCGATTCTGCAGGGGCTGGTGCCGATCCTGACCGCGCTGTGGGCGATCCCGCTGCTGGGCGAGCGGCTCTCGGGGCTCGGGGCCGTCGGCGCCGCGATCGGCTTCTTCGGCGTCGGTCTGGTCGTCCAACCCGATCCGGGGAACCTGCTGGCGGGCGACACCGGCGCGCGACTGCTCATCGTCGGGCAGGTCTGCAGCGTCGCGCTCGGCGGCGTCCTGATCCAGCGGGCCGGCCCGACCCTTGAGCAGCTACCGCTGGTTGGCTGGTCGATGCTCGTCGGCGGCCTCGTCCTCCACGCCGTCAGCCTCGGCCGGGGCGAGGGACCCGGCGCCGCCGCGATCGGTCCCGTCTCGCTGACCGCCCTGCTCTATCTCGGGGTCTTCGCGACCGCCGTCGCCTTCATGATTTACTTCACGATCCTCGAGGAACACGGCGCGTTCGAGGCGGCGCTGATCGGCTACCTGGTTCCGATCGTCGCGACCGTCGCGGGCGTCGTCCTGCTCGGCGAATCGATCGGCGCGCTGACGATCGCCGGCTTCGCGCTCGTCGCGGTCGGCTTCGCCCTGCTCAAGCGTCGAACCATCGCCGACGCGGTGGGGGTCTCGACGGGCGTCGGCAGTCCGTGA
- a CDS encoding lipase chaperone: MSGRERTDESAGDEAIGTAPDGANELDAETVAVAREELQRTFDYQVERLQEIDAKAIEILKANLLLIGLVVTGGSIVFQTDIHIMAFANLFTIAGGILLLVSTGLAGVTYTASNLRGGIDADAVEVALASARVDSETRAGTAQFEERLLRSYGRWIEYNARVTAVNDMFATITVLMVIASLVYVTAGIAVGAAGISMAVSVLSFLVLSAVLAWLGAFAYYMDHLGVSEESWEGTFDGVRLSKGVTRKRGLSTLRTMRSERDEAEADEAEAETKTNA, translated from the coding sequence ATGAGCGGTCGGGAGCGCACGGACGAATCGGCCGGGGACGAGGCGATCGGCACCGCGCCCGACGGAGCGAACGAACTCGACGCGGAGACGGTCGCCGTCGCCCGCGAGGAACTCCAGCGAACGTTCGACTATCAGGTCGAGCGCCTCCAGGAGATCGACGCCAAGGCCATCGAGATCCTGAAGGCGAACCTCCTGCTGATCGGACTGGTCGTCACCGGCGGCTCGATCGTCTTCCAGACCGATATCCACATTATGGCCTTCGCGAACCTCTTTACGATCGCGGGCGGGATTCTCCTGCTGGTCTCGACGGGTCTCGCCGGAGTGACCTACACCGCGTCGAACCTCCGGGGCGGCATCGACGCCGACGCCGTCGAGGTCGCGCTCGCGTCGGCTCGAGTCGACTCCGAGACGCGAGCCGGGACGGCGCAGTTCGAGGAGCGCCTGCTGCGCAGCTACGGCCGCTGGATCGAGTACAACGCGCGGGTGACGGCCGTCAACGACATGTTCGCGACGATCACCGTCCTCATGGTGATTGCCTCGCTCGTCTACGTCACCGCCGGGATCGCGGTCGGCGCCGCCGGCATCTCGATGGCCGTTTCCGTGCTCTCGTTTCTCGTCCTCTCGGCCGTGCTGGCGTGGCTCGGTGCCTTCGCCTACTACATGGACCACCTCGGCGTGAGTGAGGAGTCCTGGGAGGGGACGTTCGACGGCGTCCGCCTCTCGAAGGGCGTCACCCGGAAACGAGGCCTCTCGACGCTCCGAACGATGCGCAGCGAACGCGACGAGGCGGAAGCGGACGAAGCGGAAGCAGAGACGAAAACGAACGCCTAG
- a CDS encoding alpha/beta hydrolase, producing MPRDDTLAGIDSRTVDTDRLETHYLESGTPNGADKTEGTVVFIHGNVSSSRFFEDVMTDLPAGYRAIAPDLRGYGDSETKPIDATNGLRDFEADLRALFAELDLEEPVTLVGWSNGGGVAMRYTIDNPEAVANLVLINPLSPYGFGGTKDEEGTPCFDDYAGSGGGLGNEEFVAGLAERDRGEEGQSSPRKVLRTFYVDPSYVFDEEREGSYLTGMLDTATGDENYPGDAVESENWPGVAPGENGVNNAISPKYCSLEEIVDVDPDEKPPVLWIRGDSDQIVSNESVFDVGTLGRMGQVPDWPGEDVFPPQPMVDQTRAVLEDYANAGGEFEEVVFGNTGHAPHVEVPGDFRDELEGVLDG from the coding sequence ATGCCTCGAGACGACACCCTCGCCGGCATCGACTCGCGTACCGTCGACACCGACCGCCTCGAGACCCACTACCTCGAGTCGGGCACCCCGAACGGGGCCGATAAGACCGAGGGCACCGTCGTTTTCATTCACGGAAACGTCTCCTCGTCGCGCTTCTTCGAGGACGTCATGACGGACCTCCCAGCCGGGTATCGCGCGATCGCGCCCGATCTGCGGGGGTACGGCGACTCCGAGACGAAGCCAATCGATGCGACCAACGGCCTCCGAGACTTCGAGGCGGACCTCCGCGCGCTGTTTGCCGAACTCGACCTCGAGGAGCCCGTGACGCTGGTCGGCTGGTCGAACGGCGGCGGCGTCGCGATGCGGTATACGATCGACAATCCCGAAGCGGTCGCGAACCTCGTTCTGATCAACCCGCTCTCGCCGTACGGGTTCGGCGGGACGAAAGACGAGGAGGGAACGCCGTGTTTCGACGACTACGCCGGCTCCGGCGGCGGGTTGGGCAACGAGGAGTTCGTCGCGGGGCTCGCGGAACGAGACCGCGGCGAGGAGGGCCAATCCTCGCCCCGGAAGGTCCTGCGGACGTTCTACGTCGATCCGAGCTACGTGTTCGACGAGGAGCGCGAGGGGTCGTACCTGACGGGGATGCTCGATACCGCGACCGGCGACGAGAACTACCCCGGCGACGCGGTCGAGAGCGAAAATTGGCCCGGCGTCGCGCCCGGCGAGAACGGCGTGAACAACGCCATCTCACCGAAGTATTGCTCGCTCGAGGAGATCGTCGACGTCGATCCCGACGAGAAGCCGCCCGTCCTGTGGATCCGCGGCGACTCGGACCAGATCGTCTCCAACGAGTCCGTCTTCGACGTGGGCACGCTCGGCCGGATGGGGCAGGTCCCCGACTGGCCCGGCGAGGACGTCTTCCCGCCCCAGCCGATGGTCGACCAGACCCGCGCCGTCCTCGAGGACTACGCCAACGCGGGCGGCGAGTTCGAGGAGGTCGTCTTCGGGAACACCGGGCACGCGCCCCACGTCGAGGTGCCCGGAGACTTCCGCGACGAACTCGAGGGCGTGCTGGACGGCTAA